A genomic segment from Gossypium hirsutum isolate 1008001.06 chromosome D04, Gossypium_hirsutum_v2.1, whole genome shotgun sequence encodes:
- the LOC107898770 gene encoding L-type lectin-domain containing receptor kinase IX.1 isoform X1 produces MESTRFSLTFCFIGLALFPLMYVQSAPIAYKSVNASVTVTPNASSVTADGPNTVGSRVPPPVGADGPNTFVVSPSPAARQSTSLVVWLIVGAGALIFGLGFIWFILRRKTHKANKLDYDMFDELFGGEFQNGMGPRKFSFVEIAKMTSNFKGEKLGEGGFGAVYRGYLRDLDTHVAVKRISKASKQGIKEYASEVKIISRLRHKNLVKLIGWCHEKGQLILVYEFMVNGSLDSHLFKGKTLLTWDVRFQIVQGLASALFYLHEEGDHCVLHRDIKASNVMLGSSFNAKIGDFGLARLVDHVKGSQTTHLAGTMGYIAPECVSSGKASKESDVYSFGVVALEIACGRRSIEPRYEESQASLVAWVWELYGNQQILGAVDLKLGMDFDAIQMECLLMVGLWCVNPDQNLRPSIRQVIQVLNFEAPLPKLPSRRPTPTYDVQTTSGIQVSEPCFSTVSITIPR; encoded by the coding sequence ATGGAGTCGACCAGGTTTTCACTGACCTTTTGTTTCATAGGCTTAGCTTTGTTCCCTCTTATGTATGTGCAATCTGCACCAATCGCATATAAATCAGTTAACGCTTCAGTTACTGTTACTCCGAATGCCTCTTCTGTCACCGCTGATGGCCCTAATACGGTGGGTTCTCGTGTTCCTCCTCCTGTCGGTGCTGATGGCCCGAATACCTTCGTTGTTTCTCCCTCTCCAGCGGCTCGACAAAGCACCAGTCTTGTGGTCTGGTTGATTGTTGGAGCTGGagctttgatttttggcttaggtTTCATTTGGTTCATTTTAAGGAGGAAAACACACAAGGCAAACAAATTAGATTATGATATGTTTGATGAGCTCTTCGGTGGTGAATTCCAAAATGGGATGGGACCAAGGAAGTTTTCCTTTGTGGAAATAGCTAAAATGACCAGTAATTTCAAGGGTGAAAAGCTTGGAGAAGGAGGGTTTGGTGCAGTTTATAGAGGATACTTAAGGGACTTGGATACTCATGTGGCTGTTAAGCGGATTTCAAAGGCCTCTAAGCAAGGAATCAAGGAATATGCATCTGAAGTGAAGATCATTAGCCGATTGAGGCACAAGAATCTGGTCAAGCTTATTGGCTGGTGTCACGAAAAGGGGCAACTTATACTCGTTTATGAGTTCATGGTTAATGGCAGCCTAGATTCCCATCTTTTCAAAGGTAAAACCTTATTGACCTGGGATGTGAGGTTTCAAATTGTGCAGGGCTTGGCATCAGCTCTTTTCTATCTACATGAAGAAGGTGACCATTGCGTGCTACACAGGGATATCAAAGCCAGCAACGTTATGTTGGGTTCTAGTTTCAATGCTAAAATAGGGGATTTCGGGCTGGCTCGACTAGTCGATCATGTGAAAGGGTCACAAACAACCCATTTAGCCGGGACCATGGGCTATATTGCACCTGAATGTGTTTCATCAGGAAAGGCTAGTAAAGAATCTGATGTCTATAGCTTTGGAGTTGTTGCATTGGAGATTGCATGTGGTAGAAGGTCAATAGAGCCTAGATATGAAGAGTCTCAGGCTTCGCTGGTAGCTTGGGTGTGGGAGTTGTACGGAAACCAACAGATACTTGGTGCAGTTGACCTGAAATTAGGCATGGACTTCGATGCTATACAAATGGAATGCTTGTTGATGGTTGGGCTGTGGTGCGTCAATCCGGACCAAAATTTGAGACCGTCGATAAGGCAGGTAATTCAGGTTCTTAATTTTGAGGCACCATTGCCAAAACTTCCAAGTAGGAGGCCTACTCCCACATATGATGTGCAAACTACTTCTGGAATTCAAGTAAGTGAGCCATGTTTTTCTACGGTGTCTATTACAATCCCGCGTTAG
- the LOC107898770 gene encoding L-type lectin-domain containing receptor kinase IX.1 isoform X2, with protein sequence MYVQSAPIAYKSVNASVTVTPNASSVTADGPNTVGSRVPPPVGADGPNTFVVSPSPAARQSTSLVVWLIVGAGALIFGLGFIWFILRRKTHKANKLDYDMFDELFGGEFQNGMGPRKFSFVEIAKMTSNFKGEKLGEGGFGAVYRGYLRDLDTHVAVKRISKASKQGIKEYASEVKIISRLRHKNLVKLIGWCHEKGQLILVYEFMVNGSLDSHLFKGKTLLTWDVRFQIVQGLASALFYLHEEGDHCVLHRDIKASNVMLGSSFNAKIGDFGLARLVDHVKGSQTTHLAGTMGYIAPECVSSGKASKESDVYSFGVVALEIACGRRSIEPRYEESQASLVAWVWELYGNQQILGAVDLKLGMDFDAIQMECLLMVGLWCVNPDQNLRPSIRQVIQVLNFEAPLPKLPSRRPTPTYDVQTTSGIQVSEPCFSTVSITIPR encoded by the coding sequence ATGTATGTGCAATCTGCACCAATCGCATATAAATCAGTTAACGCTTCAGTTACTGTTACTCCGAATGCCTCTTCTGTCACCGCTGATGGCCCTAATACGGTGGGTTCTCGTGTTCCTCCTCCTGTCGGTGCTGATGGCCCGAATACCTTCGTTGTTTCTCCCTCTCCAGCGGCTCGACAAAGCACCAGTCTTGTGGTCTGGTTGATTGTTGGAGCTGGagctttgatttttggcttaggtTTCATTTGGTTCATTTTAAGGAGGAAAACACACAAGGCAAACAAATTAGATTATGATATGTTTGATGAGCTCTTCGGTGGTGAATTCCAAAATGGGATGGGACCAAGGAAGTTTTCCTTTGTGGAAATAGCTAAAATGACCAGTAATTTCAAGGGTGAAAAGCTTGGAGAAGGAGGGTTTGGTGCAGTTTATAGAGGATACTTAAGGGACTTGGATACTCATGTGGCTGTTAAGCGGATTTCAAAGGCCTCTAAGCAAGGAATCAAGGAATATGCATCTGAAGTGAAGATCATTAGCCGATTGAGGCACAAGAATCTGGTCAAGCTTATTGGCTGGTGTCACGAAAAGGGGCAACTTATACTCGTTTATGAGTTCATGGTTAATGGCAGCCTAGATTCCCATCTTTTCAAAGGTAAAACCTTATTGACCTGGGATGTGAGGTTTCAAATTGTGCAGGGCTTGGCATCAGCTCTTTTCTATCTACATGAAGAAGGTGACCATTGCGTGCTACACAGGGATATCAAAGCCAGCAACGTTATGTTGGGTTCTAGTTTCAATGCTAAAATAGGGGATTTCGGGCTGGCTCGACTAGTCGATCATGTGAAAGGGTCACAAACAACCCATTTAGCCGGGACCATGGGCTATATTGCACCTGAATGTGTTTCATCAGGAAAGGCTAGTAAAGAATCTGATGTCTATAGCTTTGGAGTTGTTGCATTGGAGATTGCATGTGGTAGAAGGTCAATAGAGCCTAGATATGAAGAGTCTCAGGCTTCGCTGGTAGCTTGGGTGTGGGAGTTGTACGGAAACCAACAGATACTTGGTGCAGTTGACCTGAAATTAGGCATGGACTTCGATGCTATACAAATGGAATGCTTGTTGATGGTTGGGCTGTGGTGCGTCAATCCGGACCAAAATTTGAGACCGTCGATAAGGCAGGTAATTCAGGTTCTTAATTTTGAGGCACCATTGCCAAAACTTCCAAGTAGGAGGCCTACTCCCACATATGATGTGCAAACTACTTCTGGAATTCAAGTAAGTGAGCCATGTTTTTCTACGGTGTCTATTACAATCCCGCGTTAG
- the LOC107898054 gene encoding L-type lectin-domain containing receptor kinase IX.1, which yields MESTRFSLTFCFIGLALFPLMYVQSAPTAYRSANAPVMYVLPNDSSVPPDGPPVMYVLPNDSSVPPDGPNTVVSRAPLPVGADGPTTVVYRAPPHVGADGPTTLVYRALPHVGADGPHTFVAPPPPAARLSPSLVVGLIVGAGALIFGLGFIWFILRRKTHKASKLDYDMFDELFGGEFQNGMGPRKFSFVEIAKMTSNFKGEKLGEGGFGAVYRGYLRDLDTHVAVKRISKASKQGIKEYASEVKIISRLRHKNLVKLIGWCHEKGQLILVYEFMVNGSLDSHLFKGKTLLTWDVRFQIVQGLASALFYLHEEGDHCVLHRDIKASNVMLDSSFNAKIGDFGLARLVDHVKGSQTTHLAGTMGYIAPECVSSGKASKESDVYSFGVVALEIACGRRSIEPRYEESQASLVAWVWELYGNQQILGAVDLKLGMDFDAIQMECLLMVGLWCVHPDQNLRPSIRQVIQVLNFEAPLPKLPSRRPTPTYDVQTTSGIQVSEPCFSTVSITIPR from the coding sequence ATGGAGTCGACCAGGTTTTCACTGACCTTTTGTTTCATAGGCTTAGCTTTGTTCCCTCTTATGTATGTGCAATCTGCACCAACGGCATATAGATCAGCTAACGCTCCAGTTATGTATGTGCTACCGAATGACTCTTCTGTCCCCCCTGATGGCCCTCCAGTTATGTATGTGCTACCGAATGACTCTTCTGTCCCCCCTGATGGCCCTAATACGGTGGTTTCTCGTGCTCCTCTTCCTGTCGGTGCTGATGGCCCTACTACGGTGGTTTATCGTGCTCCTCCTCATGTCGGTGCTGATGGCCCTACTACGTTGGTTTATCGCGCTCTTCCTCATGTCGGTGCTGATGGCCCGCATACCTTCGTTGCTCCTCCCCCTCCAGCGGCTCGACTAAGCCCCAGTCTTGTGGTCGGGTTGATTGTTGGAGCTGgtgctttgatttttggcttaggtTTCATTTGGTTCATTTTAAGGAGGAAAACACACAAGGCGAGCAAATTAGATTATGATATGTTTGATGAGCTCTTCGGTGGTGAATTCCAAAATGGGATGGGACCAAGGAAGTTTTCCTTTGTGGAAATAGCTAAAATGACCAGTAATTTCAAGGGTGAAAAGCTTGGAGAAGGAGGGTTCGGTGCAGTTTATAGAGGATACTTAAGGGACTTGGATACTCATGTGGCTGTTAAGCGGATTTCAAAGGCCTCTAAGCAAGGAATTAAGGAATATGCATCTGAAGTGAAGATCATTAGCCGATTGAGGCACAAGAATCTGGTCAAGCTTATTGGCTGGTGTCACGAAAAGGGGCAACTTATACTCGTTTATGAGTTCATGGTTAATGGCAGCCTAGATTCCCATCTTTTCAAAGGTAAAACCTTATTGACCTGGGATGTGAGGTTTCAAATTGTGCAGGGCCTGGCATCAGCTCTTTTCTATCTACATGAAGAAGGTGACCATTGCGTGCTACACAGGGATATCAAAGCCAGCAACGTTATGTTGGATTCTAGTTTCAATGCTAAAATAGGGGATTTCGGGCTGGCTCGACTAGTCGATCATGTGAAAGGGTCACAAACAACCCATTTAGCCGGGACCATGGGCTATATTGCACCTGAATGTGTTTCATCAGGAAAGGCTAGTAAAGAATCTGATGTCTATAGTTTTGGAGTTGTTGCATTGGAGATTGCATGTGGTAGAAGGTCAATAGAGCCTAGATATGAAGAATCTCAGGCTTCGCTGGTAGCTTGGGTGTGGGAGTTGTACGGAAACCAACAGATACTTGGTGCAGTTGACCTGAAATTAGGCATGGACTTCGATGCTATACAAATGGAATGCTTGTTGATGGTTGGGCTGTGGTGCGTCCATCCGGACCAAAATTTGAGACCGTCGATAAGACAGGTAATTCAGGTTCTTAATTTTGAGGCACCATTGCCAAAACTTCCAAGTAGGAGGCCTACTCCCACATATGATGTGCAAACTACTTCTGGAATTCAAGTAAGTGAGCCATGTTTTTCTACGGTGTCTATTACAATCCCGCGTTAG
- the LOC107898769 gene encoding uncharacterized protein — translation MDLAQIQPAGNREMEEMDSSTVPILENNFKKTHFPGMVRQKSYIFDGHGNYYNKEWDLIEGNGKQFCWYHVELPKGKQKLSQSAQHLIDVLCPPLKLQDILSLVSNGPFCGHVDGALVFRVNSPGPPSSNFTFRLAARVTENSVITVSLGRVPRLGFSPVGRSLLSEIPSIETPRGERQQGSSIVIREHVLEFLLTMNHSEEADNPVPKSVSNLVVHVIDTHVDHLQDVVTQLEMELDSVELELDQGGFALKKEMLDDRRFPKMHLNLQRLLQVIAHGEQVFPRVKEKCSSKHWFASEDINSLEELIGRLRRLKENVGFLANRVTAIQAGLDSWQSEQINRKLYYLSFLSIIFLPLSTITGVFGMNVGGVPWTVQKDPALKDGFRNVMVLCLAMLILVLLCFIFPALYSRLSAWRQRRSLLRNWSYNRRSFLRRSVGIQESGSGGYLKI, via the exons ATGGATTTAGCTCAGATTCAACCAGCTGGAAATAGGGAAATGGAGGAAATGGATTCCAGTACTGTTCCAATCTTGGAAAACAATTTCAAGAAAACACATTTTCCTGGAATGGTGAGACAGAAGTCTTACATATTTGATGGTCATGGAAATTATTACAACAAAGAATGGGATCTAATTGAAGGCAATGGCAAGCAGTTTTGTTGGTACCATGTTGAGCTTCCTAAAGGGAAACAAAAGCTTTCTCAATCTGCACAACATCTCATTGATGTTCTTTGTCCGCCATTAAAGCTTCAAGACATTCTTTCACTTGTTAGTAATGGACCCTTTTGTGGACATGTTGATGGAGCGCTTGTTTTTAGGGTTAATTCACCTGGTCCTCCTTCTAGTAACTTCACATTTAGGCTAGCTGCAAGGGTTACCGAGAACTCGGTGATTACCGTGTCGTTAGGACGTGTCCCGAGACTCGGTTTCTCGCCGGTCGGCCGATCGCTTCTCTCTGAGATCCCTAGTATTGAAACTCCTAGAGGGGAGAGGCAACAAGGGAGTAGCATTGTTATTAGAGAACATGTACTTGAGTTCTTATTGACAATGAATCACTCCGAGGAGGCGGATAATCCGGTTCCGAAATCCGTCTCGAACCTTGTGGTTCACGTTATCGACACTCATGTTGATCATCTTCAGGATGTTGTTACTCAACTCGAGATGGAGTTGGACTCGGTCGAACTCGAATTGGATCAAG GGGGATTTGCTTTAAAGAAAGAGATGCTCGATGATCGACGATTCCCAAAAATGCATCTCAATTTGCAACGTCTCCTGCAG GTAATTGCGCATGGTGAGCAAGTATTTCCTCGAGTGAAGGAAAAATGTAGTTCGAAACATTGGTTTGCAAGTGAAGACATTAACTCCCTCGAAGAGTTGATCGGACGGTTGAGGAGGCTGAAAGAGAATGTCGGGTTTCTAGCGAACCGTGTTACCGCGATTCAAGCCGGTTTAGATAGCTGGCAATCAGAGCAAATCAACCGAAAACTCTATTATCTCTCGTTCCTTTCTATAATATTCCTTCCTTTATCCACCATCACTGGAG TGTTTGGAATGAATGTTGGTGGTGTTCCATGGACCGTGCAAAAGGACCCTGCATTGAAAGACGGTTTCCGAAACGTCATGGTACTATGTTTAGCGATGCTGATTCTAGTGCTGCTATGCTTTATTTTTCCGGCTCTTTATTCCCGATTGTCCGCCTGGCGTCAGAGACGGTCTTTGCTGAGAAACTGGTCGTATAACCGGAGATCGTTCCTCAGGAGAAGTGTAGGAATTCAAGAAAGTGGCAGCGGCGGTTACCTCAAGATTTGA
- the LOC107898768 gene encoding leucine-rich repeat extensin-like protein 2, with the protein MENYSYNSYPDSGDSSPRSREIDFENPPPWEDQAQQPQSYKAKFMCSYGGKIHPRPHDNQLSYIGGETKILAADRNIKFSAMISKLSALCGGGDGDFSFKYQLPGEDLDALISVTNDDDLEHMMLEYDRLYRASAKPARMRLFVFPATGSLNYGSEGAKLDRERFVEALNSGTSQGGEKTAAIPQSNMDFLFGLEKGMAPPPPVKIRDPVAEPVIQPPPPPVPEVVGTDHALSPGEIQRQIQELQRLQIRDQEHLQELQRLQIRDQEQLAMYRKKNEEAASFPYTGEYYAQKLPEKPQPVTVQQHVPATAGIWPDKQISSGGFPATVTAAPGPPPPADHPVYMIPAPVPGSAPANLYHAPPPVPAPAPASASAAPQMVRPVTGQAGQGYYTNVQRMPHEVYREQPVYNMVAQPQPPPTQHQPISTIPQQVVRPPSSGVTDAGYGHVAAFDRQAYYTAQGGVVPPQYQGVGVAVSGDKRGNVDGKVVYKVSQGSV; encoded by the coding sequence atggagaaTTACTCTTATAATTCGTACCCGGATTCCGGCGATTCTTCGCCGCGATCTCGGGaaatcgactttgaaaatcctCCGCCGTGGGAGGATCAAGCGCAACAACCGCAGAGTTATAAGGCTAAGTTTATGTGCAGTTACGGTGGCAAGATCCATCCTCGGCCTCATGATAATCAGCTATCTTACATCGGTGGAGAGACTAAGATACTGGCCGCTGATCGAAACATCAAATTCTCCGCCATGATCTCTAAGCTCTCCGCTCTCTGCGGCGGTGGCGACGGTGATTTTTCGTTCAAGTACCAGCTCCCTGGTGAGGACCTCGACGCACTTATTTCGGTAACTAACGATGATGATCTCGAACACATGATGTTAGAATACGATCGGCTATATCGAGCCTCGGCCAAGCCAGCTAGGATGCGGCTTTTCGTGTTTCCGGCGACCGGTTCCTTGAATTACGGGAGCGAAGGGGCGAAATTGGACCGTGAGCGGTTCGTGGAGGCTTTAAATTCCGGTACGTCTCAGGGAGGCGAGAAAACCGCTGCGATCCCGCAAAGCAATATGGATTTCTTGTTTGGACTTGAAAAGGGGATGGCTCCACCTCCGCCGGTTAAAATCCGTGATCCCGTGGCGGAACCGGTGATCCAACCGCCGCCACCTCCGGTACCGGAAGTCGTTGGGACGGATCATGCTTTGAGTCCAGGTGAAATTCAAAGACAGATACAAGAATTGCAGAGGCTTCAAATTCGGGATCAAGAACATCTACAAGAATTGCAGAGGCTTCAAATTCGGGATCAAGAACAGCTCGCTATGTATAGGAAGAAGAATGAAGAAGCTGCTTCTTTCCCTTATACAGGGGAATACTACGCCCAGAAGTTACCTGAAAAACCACAACCGGTGACCGTACAACAGCATGTGCCAGCGACAGCCGGAATCTGGCCGGATAAACAAATTTCATCCGGGGGTTTCCCAGCAACCGTAACGGCAGCCCCAGGACCACCACCGCCGGCGGATCACCCTGTTTACATGATCCCAGCTCCAGTTCCAGGATCGGCTCCGGCCAACCTCTATCACGCACCTCCACCAGTTCCAGCTCCAGCACCTGCATCAGCATCAGCAGCACCACAAATGGTTCGACCAGTAACCGGACAAGCCGGTCAAGGCTACTACACCAACGTACAGAGAATGCCTCATGAAGTTTACCGGGAGCAACCCGTTTACAACATGGTGGCCCAACCTCAACCTCCGCCCACTCAACACCAGCCGATATCAACGATACCACAACAGGTGGTAAGGCCGCCAAGCAGTGGTGTAACAGATGCTGGATATGGACACGTCGCAGCATTCGACAGACAGGCTTACTATACTGCACAGGGGGGTGTCGTGCCTCCTCAGTATCAAGGCGTTGGTGTGGCGGTTAGTGGTGACAAAAGAGGCAACGTCGACGGCAAAGTGGTATATAAAGTTTCACAAGGTTCagtttaa